A window of Lagenorhynchus albirostris chromosome 11, mLagAlb1.1, whole genome shotgun sequence contains these coding sequences:
- the BRD1 gene encoding bromodomain-containing protein 1 isoform X8 has protein sequence MRPLLVRDVAVGSVPCGSKKVTGSQYQMRRKGRGHRAAARHPSSPGSTKHSPTRETLTYAQAQRMVEIEIEGRLHRISIFDPLEIILEDDLTAQEMSECNSNKENSERPPVCLRTKRHKNNRVKKKSEAPPSAHGAPTPASALPEPKVRVVEYSPPAAPRRPPVYYKFVEKSAEELDDEVEYDMDEEDYAWLEIVNEKRRGDCVAAVSQGAFEFLMDRFEKASHCEKQKQGEQQCLIDEDAVCCVCMDGECQNSNAILFCDMCNLAVHQECYGVPYIPEGQWLCRHCLQSRARPADCVLCPNKGGAFKKTDDDRWGHVVCALWIPEVGFANTVFIEPIDGVRNIPPARWKLTCYLCKQKGVGACIQCHKANCYTAFHVTCAQRAGLYMKMEPVKELAGGAATFSVRKTAYCDVHTPPGCTRRPLNIYGDVEVKNGVCRKESSAKTVRSTSKVRKKAKKAKKTLREPCAALPPVCAPYIPPQRLNRIANQVAIQRKKQFVERAHSYWLLKRLSRNGAPLLRRLQSSLQSHRNTQQRENDEEIQAAKEKLKYWQRLRHDLERARLLIELLRKREKLKREQVKLEQVALELRLTPLTVLLRSVLDQLQEKDPARIFAQPVSLKEVPDYLDHIKHPMDFATMRKRLEAQGYRTLRELEEDFDLIVDNCMKYNAKDTVFYRAAVRLRDQGGVVLRQARRQADSVGFEEASGMHLPERPPAAPRRPFSWDDVDRLLSPASRAHMVLEEQLRELLDMLDLTCSMKSSGSRSKRAKLLKKEIAALRSQLSQQHSQPPAAESGTAGFEEDGAQLGQETGEEGDKSPPKLEPSDALPLPSNSETNSEPPTLKPVELNPEQSKLFKRVTFGNESHSTCTQSALVIGHPPEPTLASSGDAPAAASAVAEPSSDVNRRTSVLFCKSKSSFRGWRLFCSQEKGREAPAATPRWRRGPRESAWTQGSPMALGPRGASRSWAAPRGERPRPAAAAPPSPASPPAAARSATPGPAAGL, from the exons ATGCGACCCCTGCTTGTGAGGGATGTGGCCGTAGGCTCGGTGCCCTGTGGATCCAAGAAGGTGACTG GGAGTCAGTACCAAATGAGGAGGAAAGGCCGAGGTCATCGCGCTGCAGCGAGGCACCCTTCCTCCCCCGGCAGCACTAAGCACTCCCCCACGCGAGAGACGCTGACCTACGCGCAAGCGCAGAGGATGGTGGAGATCGAGATCGAGGGCCGCCTGCACAGGATCAGTATTTTCGACCCTCTGGAGATCATATTAGAAGATGACCTCACTGCTCAGGAGATGAGCGAGtgcaacagcaacaaagaaaacagcgAGAGGCCGCCCGTGTGCCTGAGAACTAAGCGGCACAAGAACAACAGGGTCAAGAAGAAAAGCGAAGCCCCGCCCAGCGCGCACGGCGCCCCCACCCCGGCCAGCGCGCTCCCCGAGCCCAAGGTGCGCGTGGTGGAGTACAGCCCCCCGGCGGCGCCCCGGCGGCCCCCCGTGTACTACAAGTTCGTGGAGAAGTCAGCCGAGGAGCTGGACGACGAGGTGGAGTACGACATGGACGAGGAGGACTACGCCTGGCTGGAGATCGTCAACGAGAAGCGCAGGGGCGACTGCGTGGCGGCTGTGTCGCAGGGCGCGTTCGAGTTCCTGATGGACCGCTTCGAGAAGGCGTCGCACTGCGAGAAGCAGAAGCAAGGGGAGCAGCAGTGCCTGATTGACGAGGACGCCGTGTGCTGCGTGTGCATGGACGGCGAGTGCCAGAACAGCAACGCCATCCTCTTCTGCGACATGTGCAACCTGGCGGTGCACCAGGAGTGCTACGGCGTGCCCTACATCCCCGAGGGCCAGTGGCTCTGCCGCCACTGCCTGCAGTCCCGGGCCCGGCCGGCTGACTGCGTGCTCTGCCCCAACAAGGGCGGCGCCTTCAAGAAGACGGACGATGACCGCTGGGGCCACGTGGTGTGTGCCCTGTGGATCCCCGAGGTCGGCTTCGCCAACACGGTGTTCATCGAGCCCATCGACGGCGTGCGGAACATCCCCCCCGCCCGCTGGAAGCTGACGTGCTACCTCTGCAAGCAGAAGGGCGTGGGCGCCTGCATCCAGTGCCACAAGGCCAACTGCTACACCGCCTTCCACGTGACGTGCGCCCAGCGGGCCGGCCTCTACATGAAGATGGAGCCCGTGAAGGAGCTGGCTGGCGGCGCGGCCACCTTCTCCGTCAGGAAGACCGCGTACTGTGACGTCCACACGCCCCCGGGCTGCACCCGGCGGCCCCTGAACATTTACGGGGACGTAGAGGTGAAAAACGGCGTCTGCCGGAAGGAGAGCTCAGCCAAAACGGTCAGGTCCACGTCCAAGGTCAGGAAGAAAGCGAAGAAGGCCAAGAAGACGCTCCGCGAGCCCTGTGCGGCCCTGCCGCCTGTGTGCGCGCCCTACATTCCCCCTCAGAG ATTAAATAGGATTGCGAATCAGGTGGCCATTCAGCGGAAGAAGCAGTTTGTTGAGCGCGCCCACAGCTACTGGCTCCTCAAAAGGCTGTCGAGGAACGGAGCCCCCCTGCTGCGCAGACTCCAGTCCAGCCTGCAGTCCCACAGAAACACGCAGCAG AGAGAAAACGACGAGGAGATTCAAGCTGCCAAAGAGAAGCTGAAGTACTGGCAGCGGCTGCGGCACGACCTGGAGCGCGCGCGCCTGCTCATTGAGCTCCTGCGCAAGCGCGAGAAGCTCAAGAGGGAGCAG GTGAAGCTGGAGCAGGTGGCCCTGGAGCTGCGGCTGACCCCGCTCACCGTGCTGCTGCGCTCCGTGCTGGACCAGCTGCAGGAGAAGGACCCGGCCCGGATATTTGCCCAGCCAGTGAGCCTGAAGGAG GTTCCGGATTATCTGGATCACATTAAACACCCTATGGACTTTGCCACGATGCGGAAACGGTTAGAAGCGCAAGGGTACCGGACTCTCAGGGAGTTGGAGGAGGACTTTGACCTCATCGTGGACAACTGCATGAAGTACAACGCCAAGGACACGGTGTTCTACCGGGCGGCCGTGCGGCTGCGTGACCAGGGTGGCGTGGTGCTCAGGCAGGCCAGGCGCCAGGCCGACAGCGTCGGCTTCGAGGAGGCCTCAGGGATGCACCTGCCCGAGCGGCCCCCCGCGGCCCCCCGGCGGCCTTTCTCCTGGGACGACG TGGACAGGTTGCTGAGCCCGGCCAGTAGGGCCCACATGGTCCTGGAGGAGCAGCTGCGGGAGCTGCTGGACATGCTGGACCTCACGTGCTCCATGAAGTCCAGCGGGTCGCGGAGCAAGCGGGCCAAGTTGCTGAAGAAGGAGATCGCCGCCCTTCGGAGCCAGCTGAGCCAGCAGCACAGCCAGCCCCCGGCCGCCGAGTCAGGTACTGCAGGCTTTGAAGAGGACGGTGCTCAGCTGGGGCAGGAGACCGGGGAGGAAG gaGATAAATCTCCCCCTAAACTTGAACCATCAGATGCATTACCTCTTCCTTCAAACTCGGAGACTAATTCAGAACCACCAACCCTCAAACCAGTAGAACTCAACCCAGAGCAGAGTAAACTATTCAAAAGAGTCACATTTGGTAATGAATCACATAGCACTTGCACTCAGAGCGCACTGGTAATCGGACACCCTCCAGAGCCCACCCTCGCCAGTAGTGGCGATGCGCCGGCGGCGGCCTCCGCGGTGGCGGAGCCATCAAGCGATGTAAACAGACGCACTTCTGTTCTCTTCTGCAAATCGAAAAGT TCCTTCCGAGGTTGGAGACTCTTCTGCAGCCAAGAAAAAGGTCGCGAAGCACCTGCGGCGACTCCGAGGTGGAGGAGGGGTCCCCGGGAAAGCGCCTGGACACAG
- the BRD1 gene encoding bromodomain-containing protein 1 isoform X9 — protein MRPLLVRDVAVGSVPCGSKKVTGSQYQMRRKGRGHRAAARHPSSPGSTKHSPTRETLTYAQAQRMVEIEIEGRLHRISIFDPLEIILEDDLTAQEMSECNSNKENSERPPVCLRTKRHKNNRVKKKSEAPPSAHGAPTPASALPEPKVRVVEYSPPAAPRRPPVYYKFVEKSAEELDDEVEYDMDEEDYAWLEIVNEKRRGDCVAAVSQGAFEFLMDRFEKASHCEKQKQGEQQCLIDEDAVCCVCMDGECQNSNAILFCDMCNLAVHQECYGVPYIPEGQWLCRHCLQSRARPADCVLCPNKGGAFKKTDDDRWGHVVCALWIPEVGFANTVFIEPIDGVRNIPPARWKLTCYLCKQKGVGACIQCHKANCYTAFHVTCAQRAGLYMKMEPVKELAGGAATFSVRKTAYCDVHTPPGCTRRPLNIYGDVEVKNGVCRKESSAKTVRSTSKVRKKAKKAKKTLREPCAALPPVCAPYIPPQRLNRIANQVAIQRKKQFVERAHSYWLLKRLSRNGAPLLRRLQSSLQSHRNTQQRENDEEIQAAKEKLKYWQRLRHDLERARLLIELLRKREKLKREQVKLEQVALELRLTPLTVLLRSVLDQLQEKDPARIFAQPVSLKEVPDYLDHIKHPMDFATMRKRLEAQGYRTLRELEEDFDLIVDNCMKYNAKDTVFYRAAVRLRDQGGVVLRQARRQADSVGFEEASGMHLPERPPAAPRRPFSWDDVDRLLSPASRAHMVLEEQLRELLDMLDLTCSMKSSGSRSKRAKLLKKEIAALRSQLSQQHSQPPAAESGTAGFEEDGAQLGQETGEEARDQNLFVCSPSEVGDSSAAKKKVAKHLRRLRGGGGVPGKAPGHRAHQWLWGREGRAGAGRRPGENGRAPPPLRLRVQRLLQQQPALRLQGPRPGSDGPLFPS, from the exons ATGCGACCCCTGCTTGTGAGGGATGTGGCCGTAGGCTCGGTGCCCTGTGGATCCAAGAAGGTGACTG GGAGTCAGTACCAAATGAGGAGGAAAGGCCGAGGTCATCGCGCTGCAGCGAGGCACCCTTCCTCCCCCGGCAGCACTAAGCACTCCCCCACGCGAGAGACGCTGACCTACGCGCAAGCGCAGAGGATGGTGGAGATCGAGATCGAGGGCCGCCTGCACAGGATCAGTATTTTCGACCCTCTGGAGATCATATTAGAAGATGACCTCACTGCTCAGGAGATGAGCGAGtgcaacagcaacaaagaaaacagcgAGAGGCCGCCCGTGTGCCTGAGAACTAAGCGGCACAAGAACAACAGGGTCAAGAAGAAAAGCGAAGCCCCGCCCAGCGCGCACGGCGCCCCCACCCCGGCCAGCGCGCTCCCCGAGCCCAAGGTGCGCGTGGTGGAGTACAGCCCCCCGGCGGCGCCCCGGCGGCCCCCCGTGTACTACAAGTTCGTGGAGAAGTCAGCCGAGGAGCTGGACGACGAGGTGGAGTACGACATGGACGAGGAGGACTACGCCTGGCTGGAGATCGTCAACGAGAAGCGCAGGGGCGACTGCGTGGCGGCTGTGTCGCAGGGCGCGTTCGAGTTCCTGATGGACCGCTTCGAGAAGGCGTCGCACTGCGAGAAGCAGAAGCAAGGGGAGCAGCAGTGCCTGATTGACGAGGACGCCGTGTGCTGCGTGTGCATGGACGGCGAGTGCCAGAACAGCAACGCCATCCTCTTCTGCGACATGTGCAACCTGGCGGTGCACCAGGAGTGCTACGGCGTGCCCTACATCCCCGAGGGCCAGTGGCTCTGCCGCCACTGCCTGCAGTCCCGGGCCCGGCCGGCTGACTGCGTGCTCTGCCCCAACAAGGGCGGCGCCTTCAAGAAGACGGACGATGACCGCTGGGGCCACGTGGTGTGTGCCCTGTGGATCCCCGAGGTCGGCTTCGCCAACACGGTGTTCATCGAGCCCATCGACGGCGTGCGGAACATCCCCCCCGCCCGCTGGAAGCTGACGTGCTACCTCTGCAAGCAGAAGGGCGTGGGCGCCTGCATCCAGTGCCACAAGGCCAACTGCTACACCGCCTTCCACGTGACGTGCGCCCAGCGGGCCGGCCTCTACATGAAGATGGAGCCCGTGAAGGAGCTGGCTGGCGGCGCGGCCACCTTCTCCGTCAGGAAGACCGCGTACTGTGACGTCCACACGCCCCCGGGCTGCACCCGGCGGCCCCTGAACATTTACGGGGACGTAGAGGTGAAAAACGGCGTCTGCCGGAAGGAGAGCTCAGCCAAAACGGTCAGGTCCACGTCCAAGGTCAGGAAGAAAGCGAAGAAGGCCAAGAAGACGCTCCGCGAGCCCTGTGCGGCCCTGCCGCCTGTGTGCGCGCCCTACATTCCCCCTCAGAG ATTAAATAGGATTGCGAATCAGGTGGCCATTCAGCGGAAGAAGCAGTTTGTTGAGCGCGCCCACAGCTACTGGCTCCTCAAAAGGCTGTCGAGGAACGGAGCCCCCCTGCTGCGCAGACTCCAGTCCAGCCTGCAGTCCCACAGAAACACGCAGCAG AGAGAAAACGACGAGGAGATTCAAGCTGCCAAAGAGAAGCTGAAGTACTGGCAGCGGCTGCGGCACGACCTGGAGCGCGCGCGCCTGCTCATTGAGCTCCTGCGCAAGCGCGAGAAGCTCAAGAGGGAGCAG GTGAAGCTGGAGCAGGTGGCCCTGGAGCTGCGGCTGACCCCGCTCACCGTGCTGCTGCGCTCCGTGCTGGACCAGCTGCAGGAGAAGGACCCGGCCCGGATATTTGCCCAGCCAGTGAGCCTGAAGGAG GTTCCGGATTATCTGGATCACATTAAACACCCTATGGACTTTGCCACGATGCGGAAACGGTTAGAAGCGCAAGGGTACCGGACTCTCAGGGAGTTGGAGGAGGACTTTGACCTCATCGTGGACAACTGCATGAAGTACAACGCCAAGGACACGGTGTTCTACCGGGCGGCCGTGCGGCTGCGTGACCAGGGTGGCGTGGTGCTCAGGCAGGCCAGGCGCCAGGCCGACAGCGTCGGCTTCGAGGAGGCCTCAGGGATGCACCTGCCCGAGCGGCCCCCCGCGGCCCCCCGGCGGCCTTTCTCCTGGGACGACG TGGACAGGTTGCTGAGCCCGGCCAGTAGGGCCCACATGGTCCTGGAGGAGCAGCTGCGGGAGCTGCTGGACATGCTGGACCTCACGTGCTCCATGAAGTCCAGCGGGTCGCGGAGCAAGCGGGCCAAGTTGCTGAAGAAGGAGATCGCCGCCCTTCGGAGCCAGCTGAGCCAGCAGCACAGCCAGCCCCCGGCCGCCGAGTCAGGTACTGCAGGCTTTGAAGAGGACGGTGCTCAGCTGGGGCAGGAGACCGGGGAGGAAG CTAGGGACCAAAACCTTTTTGTCTGTAGTCCTTCCGAGGTTGGAGACTCTTCTGCAGCCAAGAAAAAGGTCGCGAAGCACCTGCGGCGACTCCGAGGTGGAGGAGGGGTCCCCGGGAAAGCGCCTGGACACAG